A region of Thermococcus barossii DNA encodes the following proteins:
- a CDS encoding methyltransferase family protein has product MHFWGIEPRVFLFTTPYALFAFYLNSRLPQSFLQLPGVGVSFLSAGIVLWLLCYLQVSRAYSEGRLLTAGCYSRVKHPIYSIWGLLIVPGFSLVIGGFMLALPLLYWLAVVRFIGEEEKVLEERFGDEWRQYAERTPRFLPRL; this is encoded by the coding sequence ATGCACTTTTGGGGGATCGAGCCGAGGGTCTTCCTCTTTACCACCCCTTATGCTCTTTTCGCATTTTACCTCAACTCAAGGCTCCCCCAGTCTTTTCTGCAGCTCCCCGGTGTGGGAGTTTCCTTTTTGAGTGCCGGGATAGTCCTCTGGCTCCTCTGCTACCTCCAGGTCTCAAGGGCTTACTCCGAGGGGAGGCTCCTCACAGCGGGCTGCTACTCCAGGGTCAAGCACCCGATATACTCGATATGGGGCCTCCTGATAGTGCCGGGCTTCTCGCTCGTCATAGGCGGCTTCATGCTTGCCCTGCCCCTGCTCTACTGGCTCGCGGTGGTGAGGTTTATAGGCGAGGAGGAGAAAGTCTTGGAGGAGAGGTTCGGGGATGAGTGGAGACAATACGCGGAGAGAACGCCCAGGTTTCTACCGAGGCTTTGA
- a CDS encoding MBL fold metallo-hydrolase, which translates to MRLLILNDNVPSKGLLNDWGWSVLVEGKDRFIFDADTRPEVLSHNSKSLGVSLKGIDFVVLSHWHYDHYGGLSLVGKLNPGIPLYAPPGNWVLALRWGFRAVEVLDAGRIADGVWTSGPLGGFEQAVGVETPSGLVVIVGCSHPGVDRLTRAVLDVSGHGKAHLVIGGFHYPSRAALDRLAGMAEFIAPAHCSGEEAKAYVRKKYPDKFVGVRTGSVIEL; encoded by the coding sequence ATGCGGCTCCTCATCCTGAACGACAACGTGCCCTCGAAGGGGCTCCTCAACGACTGGGGCTGGAGCGTTCTGGTTGAGGGAAAGGACCGATTTATTTTTGATGCCGACACGCGGCCCGAGGTTCTCTCACACAACTCTAAATCACTGGGAGTTTCTCTGAAAGGCATTGACTTTGTCGTCCTCAGCCACTGGCACTACGACCACTACGGGGGCCTTTCCCTCGTGGGCAAGCTGAACCCCGGGATTCCCCTCTACGCTCCACCCGGAAACTGGGTCCTTGCGTTGCGGTGGGGATTCAGGGCCGTGGAGGTCCTGGACGCTGGAAGGATCGCTGACGGCGTCTGGACTTCCGGGCCTTTGGGTGGATTCGAACAGGCAGTTGGGGTGGAGACCCCTTCCGGCCTCGTCGTTATCGTTGGCTGTTCCCATCCCGGCGTTGACAGGCTCACCAGAGCGGTGCTCGACGTTTCGGGCCATGGGAAGGCCCACCTGGTAATCGGCGGCTTTCACTACCCTTCCCGGGCGGCTCTCGATAGATTGGCAGGGATGGCCGAGTTCATAGCTCCGGCCCACTGCTCCGGGGAGGAGGCGAAAGCGTACGTGAGAAAAAAGTACCCGGACAAGTTTGTGGGAGTTAGGACTGGGAGCGTGATCGAGCTTTAA
- a CDS encoding nucleotide-binding protein, with protein sequence MQIAVSGGKGGTGKSTVAINLAIALGEHYDLALADLDVEAPNDHLLLGVELANEEPVELFMPRFDYSKCTRCRKCAEVCEEHAIITMRDGTPFLMPNLCSGCAACEIVCPVPGAILPGKKLMGHTYLTETPYGFPLVTGRLLEGEERAMPIVSRAKKRAQALGKELLLVDTAAGTSNTVSKALEDSRLIIAVTEPTPLGIHDGELILRLAKLMDIPAMVVVNRSDLGDVGRVREIAERYGAEVIAEIPYSENVIRSYVEGKPIVLSDYPEAGIFREIASRVVEFLGGGE encoded by the coding sequence TTGCAGATAGCGGTGAGCGGTGGGAAGGGAGGAACCGGAAAGTCAACGGTCGCGATAAACCTCGCGATAGCACTTGGAGAGCACTACGATCTGGCCCTGGCCGATCTCGACGTTGAGGCCCCCAACGACCACCTCCTCCTCGGCGTGGAGCTGGCCAACGAGGAGCCGGTGGAGCTGTTCATGCCCAGGTTTGACTACTCGAAGTGCACCCGGTGCAGGAAGTGCGCGGAAGTTTGTGAGGAGCACGCGATAATCACCATGCGCGACGGGACACCTTTCCTGATGCCGAACCTCTGCTCCGGCTGCGCTGCCTGTGAGATAGTCTGCCCGGTTCCCGGAGCGATTCTGCCGGGTAAAAAGTTGATGGGGCACACCTACCTCACCGAGACGCCCTACGGCTTCCCGCTCGTTACGGGAAGGCTCCTTGAGGGTGAGGAGAGGGCCATGCCGATAGTTTCGAGGGCGAAGAAGCGCGCCCAGGCCCTCGGGAAGGAGCTTCTCCTAGTGGACACTGCGGCCGGAACGAGCAACACGGTGTCGAAGGCCCTTGAGGACTCAAGACTCATCATAGCCGTCACGGAGCCGACGCCCCTCGGAATCCACGACGGCGAGCTGATACTCAGGCTGGCTAAGCTGATGGACATTCCCGCGATGGTCGTAGTGAACCGCTCCGACCTCGGCGACGTGGGCAGGGTGCGCGAGATAGCGGAGAGGTACGGGGCGGAAGTGATAGCCGAGATCCCCTACAGCGAGAACGTCATAAGGAGCTACGTTGAGGGGAAGCCGATAGTCCTGAGCGACTATCCTGAGGCCGGGATTTTCAGGGAGATCGCTTCCAGGGTCGTCGAGTTCCTCGGAGGTGGTGAGTGA
- the tsaA gene encoding tRNA (N6-threonylcarbamoyladenosine(37)-N6)-methyltransferase TrmO, which produces MKGVTYRFIGIIHSPFREPKGVPIQPSAARGVRGTVEVFPEYVPGLKGIEGFSHIILLYHFHLAEPGKLLVRPYMDSEKHGVFATRAPSRPNPIGISIVRLIRVEGNVLHVEDIDIVDGTPLLDIKPYVPEFDIRSVERIGWLERNVHKLPEARDDGRFVGK; this is translated from the coding sequence ATGAAGGGGGTCACGTATCGCTTCATCGGAATCATCCACAGCCCGTTCAGAGAGCCGAAGGGCGTTCCCATACAGCCCTCCGCGGCAAGGGGCGTTAGAGGAACCGTCGAGGTCTTTCCAGAGTACGTTCCGGGACTCAAGGGCATAGAGGGTTTCTCCCACATCATCCTGCTCTACCACTTCCATCTCGCGGAGCCCGGGAAGCTCCTCGTTAGGCCATACATGGACAGCGAGAAACACGGTGTCTTCGCCACGAGGGCACCGAGCAGACCGAACCCGATAGGCATCTCCATTGTCAGACTCATCCGTGTCGAGGGGAACGTGCTCCATGTTGAAGATATCGACATCGTCGATGGCACGCCACTGCTCGACATAAAGCCCTACGTCCCAGAGTTTGATATAAGAAGCGTTGAAAGAATCGGATGGCTGGAGCGAAACGTTCACAAGCTTCCAGAGGCCAGGGATGACGGCAGATTCGTTGGAAAATAA
- a CDS encoding nucleotide-binding protein yields the protein MQLVIASGKGGVGKSTVTASLLYLLKDEYRFVAVDADADAPNLDLLLGVERWEEEKELIGAKVARINTESCIRCGICQERCPYDCIKVIDGDYVVSELTCEGCNVCGLVCPVPGTITLEEVRSGVVRKTTTRYGFPLISAQLDVGRPNSGKLVTEEKEWAKKLMGELGLEHMIVDSAAGIGCQVIASIGGADLTILVAEPTPASLSDVQRAHKVVQHFRQPAYLIINKADLNPGFTALREWAETEGIPILGEIPYDRAIPRSMSMLKPFVEAFPDSRAAEAMREIAERIREEILR from the coding sequence ATGCAGCTGGTTATAGCGAGCGGCAAGGGCGGCGTTGGAAAGAGCACCGTCACCGCTTCTCTCCTCTACCTGCTGAAGGACGAGTACCGTTTCGTTGCCGTTGATGCAGATGCGGACGCGCCGAACCTCGACCTGCTCCTCGGCGTCGAGCGCTGGGAGGAGGAGAAGGAGCTGATAGGTGCAAAGGTGGCGAGGATAAACACCGAGAGCTGCATAAGGTGCGGCATCTGCCAGGAGCGCTGTCCCTACGACTGCATCAAGGTTATAGACGGTGACTACGTGGTGAGCGAGCTGACCTGCGAGGGCTGCAACGTCTGCGGCCTGGTCTGCCCGGTTCCGGGGACGATAACGCTGGAGGAAGTCCGCTCCGGCGTGGTGAGGAAGACAACCACCCGCTACGGCTTCCCGCTGATCTCGGCCCAGCTCGACGTCGGCAGGCCCAACAGCGGAAAGCTGGTCACAGAGGAGAAGGAGTGGGCGAAAAAGCTCATGGGCGAGCTTGGCCTGGAGCACATGATAGTGGACAGCGCCGCTGGAATAGGCTGTCAGGTCATAGCGAGCATAGGCGGGGCCGATCTAACGATACTCGTTGCCGAGCCGACCCCCGCTTCCCTCAGCGACGTCCAGAGGGCCCACAAGGTGGTCCAGCACTTCAGGCAGCCGGCTTACCTGATAATCAACAAGGCCGACCTCAACCCCGGCTTCACCGCCCTGAGGGAGTGGGCCGAAACGGAGGGGATCCCGATACTCGGAGAAATACCCTACGACAGGGCCATTCCGAGGAGCATGAGCATGCTCAAGCCCTTCGTCGAGGCCTTCCCGGATTCAAGGGCGGCCGAGGCGATGAGGGAGATAGCGGAGAGGATCAGGGAAGAGATACTCCGCTGA
- a CDS encoding DUF2250 domain-containing protein has product MSGDNTRRERPGFYRGFELLPVHLYVLSHLKRAGVDYAKMMAKVSGLPLELINDAIGDLLEIGLIERDPGSAIKRSKARFKKAFEVHKHHTYYRLSREGELLVRSIDGSWLKEYFDSLLPDGWRVVKALAESKNIQEANRRVGIDNETAEELKVLHFLTGKGRKTEFFKRLWEFLGV; this is encoded by the coding sequence ATGAGTGGAGACAATACGCGGAGAGAACGCCCAGGTTTCTACCGAGGCTTTGAACTTCTCCCGGTTCACCTCTACGTCCTGTCCCATCTGAAGAGGGCGGGCGTTGACTACGCGAAGATGATGGCCAAAGTTAGCGGCCTTCCCTTGGAGCTCATTAACGACGCCATCGGCGATCTCCTCGAAATCGGCCTGATAGAGCGCGATCCCGGAAGCGCGATAAAGCGGAGTAAGGCGCGCTTCAAGAAGGCCTTCGAGGTTCACAAGCACCACACCTACTACCGCCTCTCCCGCGAGGGAGAACTGCTGGTTCGTTCTATTGATGGGAGCTGGCTGAAGGAATACTTCGACTCCCTCCTCCCCGACGGCTGGAGGGTCGTTAAAGCTCTCGCGGAGTCCAAGAACATACAGGAGGCCAACCGAAGGGTTGGGATAGACAACGAAACCGCCGAGGAGCTGAAGGTTCTCCATTTCCTCACGGGAAAGGGGAGGAAGACCGAGTTCTTCAAGAGACTGTGGGAGTTCTTGGGCGTTTAA
- a CDS encoding SDR family oxidoreductase: MRNKLIVVTGGAGFIGSHIAWELSRENEVIVIDNLYTGRRENVPPAVKFVQADIRDHSAIAELISHADYVFHEAAQVSVVESVRDPVFTEEVNVIGTLNILRALLDGHGKLIFASSAAVYGDNPNLPLKESGRPRPLSPYGVTKATAEEYLRVFNELYGVPTVALRYFNVFGPRQSANQYAGVISIFINRALKNEPLVIFGDGKQTRDFIYVKDVVKANILAAESRKSNGKVFNVATGRQTTILELAMKIIEITGATSSIIFDKPRPGDIRHSLADISEIRRLGFEPEWSLENGLKKTVEWYSRKMQS, from the coding sequence ATGAGGAACAAGCTGATAGTCGTCACCGGAGGAGCGGGTTTCATAGGTTCCCACATCGCCTGGGAGCTCAGCAGGGAGAACGAAGTCATAGTCATTGACAACCTTTACACCGGGAGGAGGGAGAACGTTCCACCTGCCGTTAAGTTCGTGCAGGCGGACATAAGGGACCACAGCGCAATAGCCGAGCTGATAAGCCATGCGGATTACGTTTTCCACGAGGCGGCCCAGGTGAGCGTCGTCGAGAGCGTGAGAGACCCGGTTTTCACAGAGGAGGTCAACGTTATAGGCACCCTGAACATTTTGAGGGCGCTCCTGGATGGCCATGGAAAGCTTATTTTTGCCTCCTCCGCCGCGGTTTACGGCGACAACCCAAACCTGCCGCTGAAGGAATCCGGGAGGCCGAGGCCGCTTTCGCCCTACGGCGTGACCAAAGCAACCGCAGAGGAATACCTGCGGGTCTTCAACGAGCTTTACGGAGTTCCGACGGTCGCGCTCCGCTACTTCAATGTCTTCGGTCCGAGACAGAGCGCCAACCAGTACGCGGGTGTCATAAGCATATTCATTAACCGGGCCCTGAAAAACGAGCCGCTCGTTATCTTCGGAGACGGCAAGCAGACGAGGGACTTCATCTACGTGAAGGACGTCGTTAAGGCAAACATACTGGCCGCCGAGAGCAGGAAGAGCAACGGAAAGGTTTTCAACGTTGCAACCGGCAGACAGACGACCATCCTTGAGCTGGCGATGAAGATAATCGAGATAACCGGCGCCACAAGCTCGATAATCTTCGACAAGCCGAGACCGGGCGATATAAGGCACAGCCTGGCCGACATCAGCGAAATCAGGCGCCTCGGCTTCGAACCGGAGTGGAGCCTGGAGAATGGGCTGAAGAAGACTGTGGAGTGGTACTCCCGGAAGATGCAGTCTTAA
- a CDS encoding alpha/beta hydrolase: protein MEVYKAKFGEPRLGWVILVHGLGEHSGRYDRLISMLNEAGFAVYTFDWPGHGKSPGKRGHTSVEEAMEIIDSIIGEIGEKPFLFGHSLGGLTVIRYAETRPDKIRGVIASSPALARSPKTPSFMVALAKFLGKVAPGITLSNGLDPNLLSRNPEAVKRYISDPLVHDRISAKLGRSTFENMELAHREAGKIRVPVLLLVGTGDVITPPEGARRLFEGLVVEDKALREFNGAYHEIFEDPEWRDEFHRTIVEWFVAHAGEEKEIRGYLSYQSRAQAQGLS, encoded by the coding sequence ATGGAAGTTTACAAAGCGAAGTTCGGGGAACCGAGGCTCGGCTGGGTGATTCTGGTTCACGGCCTCGGCGAGCACAGCGGAAGGTACGACAGGCTTATTTCAATGCTCAACGAGGCAGGCTTCGCCGTTTACACCTTCGACTGGCCCGGCCATGGAAAGAGCCCAGGCAAGAGGGGGCACACCAGCGTCGAGGAGGCCATGGAGATAATTGACTCTATAATCGGCGAGATAGGCGAAAAGCCCTTCCTTTTCGGCCACAGCCTCGGTGGCTTGACAGTTATAAGGTACGCGGAGACGAGGCCAGATAAAATACGTGGAGTAATCGCTTCCTCGCCGGCCCTCGCCAGGAGCCCAAAGACTCCCTCATTCATGGTGGCCCTCGCGAAGTTCCTCGGGAAGGTTGCGCCCGGGATAACCCTCTCCAACGGGCTCGACCCCAACCTTCTCTCCAGGAACCCCGAGGCGGTAAAGCGCTATATCAGTGATCCCCTCGTTCACGACAGGATTTCCGCAAAGCTTGGAAGGAGCACCTTCGAGAACATGGAGCTGGCGCACAGAGAGGCCGGAAAAATCAGGGTTCCTGTACTCCTCCTCGTCGGCACGGGCGACGTGATAACACCTCCCGAAGGGGCGAGGCGGCTTTTCGAGGGACTTGTCGTAGAGGACAAAGCGCTGAGGGAATTTAACGGCGCCTACCACGAGATATTCGAGGATCCAGAGTGGAGGGATGAGTTCCACAGGACGATAGTTGAGTGGTTCGTAGCACACGCAGGGGAAGAAAAGGAAATCAGAGGGTATCTCTCCTATCAATCACGTGCTCAAGCTCAGGGCCTGTCTTGA
- the pfdA gene encoding prefoldin subunit alpha, protein MAEMNEQLERLAYEYQLLQAQAQLLAQNLELLTLGRNEFQAVKETLEELKKVEEEKPEILVPIGAGSFLKAHIDDKENAIVSVGAGYAIEKNLDDAVRYLEERIKEYDEAIAKTQEALRKLEGQLGELAQKAQELQQRQAMGFSVKR, encoded by the coding sequence ATGGCCGAGATGAACGAGCAGCTTGAAAGGCTCGCTTACGAGTACCAGCTCCTTCAGGCACAGGCACAGCTCCTGGCCCAGAACCTTGAACTGCTCACCCTCGGGAGGAACGAGTTCCAGGCGGTTAAGGAGACGCTGGAGGAACTCAAGAAGGTCGAGGAGGAAAAGCCGGAGATCCTAGTGCCGATTGGCGCGGGCTCCTTCCTGAAGGCCCACATAGACGACAAGGAGAACGCGATAGTCAGCGTTGGGGCAGGCTATGCCATCGAAAAGAACCTCGACGACGCGGTGAGATATCTTGAAGAGCGCATAAAGGAGTACGACGAGGCGATAGCGAAGACCCAGGAGGCGCTTAGGAAGCTTGAGGGGCAGCTGGGTGAGCTTGCCCAGAAGGCGCAGGAGCTTCAGCAGAGGCAGGCCATGGGTTTCAGCGTGAAGAGGTGA
- a CDS encoding type II toxin-antitoxin system VapC family toxin: MKLFIDTNLFVYLNSGIPEDVAQKLDTFYADLAQNHELHTDVLVLDELVHVSKRKYDVAYRDTIEFIEDVVLPVVQVLPLTLYDYLTAREIILKYNLRPSDALHVAAVENNGLQAIVSEDEDFDRLPLKRLWLGG; encoded by the coding sequence ATGAAGCTCTTCATCGACACCAACCTTTTTGTATACTTAAACTCTGGAATTCCAGAAGACGTCGCTCAAAAACTTGATACGTTCTATGCTGACCTCGCACAAAACCATGAACTCCACACGGACGTTCTAGTTCTTGATGAGTTGGTTCACGTTTCAAAAAGAAAATACGATGTGGCTTACAGGGATACCATCGAGTTCATAGAGGACGTTGTACTCCCGGTTGTTCAAGTTCTCCCACTGACGCTCTACGATTACCTCACCGCGAGGGAGATTATCCTGAAATACAACCTCCGCCCTTCCGATGCCCTCCACGTGGCCGCTGTAGAGAACAACGGCCTGCAGGCCATAGTCAGCGAGGACGAGGATTTTGACAGGCTCCCCCTCAAAAGGCTCTGGCTGGGTGGTTGA
- a CDS encoding adenylosuccinate synthetase, with product MPSYIVVGGQWGDEGKGSVIAYLALKDEPEVIARGGVGTNAGHSVFINGKKYAVRQLPTAFIQRKARLLVGAGVLVDPEVFFHELEHLKDFKVAERVGIDYRCAIIEDEHKKLDRSNSHLHDKIGTTGSGCGPANADRVMRKARLAKEVKELEPHLTDVAAEVNDALDDGKLVLVEGTQGFGLSLYYGTYPYVTSKDTTASAIASDVGIGPTRVDDVIVVFKSFPTRVGAGPFPTEMSEEEAERLGLVEYGTVTGRRRRVGWFDFEFARYSARLNGATMLALTMLDKYDKEAFGVTDYDKLPRKAKEFIEEIEERVGVPIGIIKTGPELEHVIDRRDTL from the coding sequence ATGCCGAGCTACATCGTTGTTGGTGGTCAGTGGGGGGACGAGGGCAAGGGGTCCGTCATCGCGTACCTTGCCCTGAAGGATGAGCCTGAGGTCATAGCGCGCGGCGGTGTCGGGACGAACGCCGGCCACAGCGTTTTTATAAACGGGAAGAAGTACGCTGTCAGGCAGCTTCCCACCGCGTTCATTCAGAGGAAGGCCAGGCTTCTCGTTGGGGCGGGAGTTCTGGTCGATCCGGAGGTTTTCTTCCACGAACTTGAGCACCTCAAGGACTTCAAAGTCGCTGAAAGAGTTGGCATCGACTACCGATGCGCCATAATCGAAGACGAGCACAAGAAACTTGACAGGAGCAACAGCCACCTCCACGACAAGATAGGCACCACGGGAAGCGGCTGCGGGCCGGCCAACGCGGATAGGGTGATGAGAAAAGCAAGGCTCGCAAAGGAGGTAAAGGAGCTTGAGCCGCACCTGACGGATGTCGCCGCCGAGGTAAACGATGCCTTGGATGACGGCAAACTTGTTCTGGTTGAGGGAACCCAGGGCTTCGGGCTGAGCCTCTACTACGGCACCTACCCCTACGTCACCTCGAAGGACACAACCGCTTCCGCCATAGCGAGCGACGTTGGAATAGGGCCAACGAGGGTGGATGACGTCATAGTGGTCTTCAAGAGCTTCCCGACGAGGGTCGGTGCGGGGCCGTTCCCGACGGAGATGAGCGAAGAAGAGGCTGAAAGGCTCGGCCTCGTCGAATACGGCACGGTCACCGGGAGGAGAAGAAGGGTGGGCTGGTTCGACTTCGAGTTCGCCCGCTACTCCGCGAGGCTCAACGGTGCGACGATGCTCGCTCTTACAATGCTCGACAAGTACGACAAAGAAGCCTTCGGCGTTACCGACTATGACAAGCTGCCAAGGAAGGCGAAGGAGTTCATAGAAGAGATAGAAGAAAGGGTCGGCGTTCCCATTGGCATAATCAAGACAGGCCCTGAGCTTGAGCACGTGATTGATAGGAGAGATACCCTCTGA
- a CDS encoding AbrB/MazE/SpoVT family DNA-binding domain-containing protein, giving the protein MVIPLVGIRLKVGPKGQIVIPKVFREAYGIKEGGEVIIEPKDEGLVIKRTLTREELLKKLREYHKKREGKTARLGELKGVSLEDEFDEVWGIEE; this is encoded by the coding sequence ATGGTGATACCCTTGGTGGGCATAAGGCTCAAGGTAGGACCAAAGGGACAGATAGTAATCCCCAAGGTCTTCCGAGAGGCCTATGGCATAAAGGAAGGAGGGGAAGTTATCATAGAACCAAAAGATGAGGGCCTCGTCATAAAAAGGACCCTAACCAGAGAAGAACTGTTGAAAAAACTTAGAGAATACCACAAAAAAAGGGAAGGAAAAACAGCGAGGCTCGGCGAACTAAAGGGGGTGAGCCTTGAGGACGAGTTCGACGAGGTATGGGGGATTGAGGAATGA
- a CDS encoding NifB/NifX family molybdenum-iron cluster-binding protein: MRCLKVAFGMENDEKLIDAHYGDSEFFAIYEVCEDGSVKLLEKRHNRAKDLEEEHDEGHGDPRKFKAVVSQLLDVDVLAAFRMGPNFLRIRDKTNKVAFFTRTRDLKVALQRVVENFDELWEQVQAKKAEKPPIEE; encoded by the coding sequence ATGAGGTGCCTGAAGGTTGCCTTTGGAATGGAGAACGACGAGAAGCTCATAGATGCACACTACGGCGACTCCGAGTTCTTCGCGATCTACGAGGTCTGCGAGGACGGAAGCGTTAAGCTTCTCGAAAAGAGGCACAACAGGGCCAAGGACCTTGAAGAGGAGCACGACGAGGGGCACGGCGATCCGAGGAAGTTCAAGGCAGTTGTCAGCCAGCTCCTCGACGTTGACGTTCTGGCAGCGTTCAGGATGGGCCCGAACTTTTTGAGGATCCGCGACAAGACCAACAAGGTGGCCTTCTTCACGAGGACGAGGGATTTAAAGGTGGCCCTTCAGCGCGTTGTTGAAAACTTCGACGAACTCTGGGAGCAGGTTCAGGCGAAGAAGGCCGAGAAGCCGCCGATAGAGGAGTGA